Proteins found in one Arachis stenosperma cultivar V10309 chromosome 8, arast.V10309.gnm1.PFL2, whole genome shotgun sequence genomic segment:
- the LOC130946663 gene encoding uncharacterized protein LOC130946663 — MGSACCVAAKDHTLSNRGAGESLHRNVVCSPSWSFRWDSWGHVAGEIEDPSFHTSRRVSRNISMELKGSLSSERGNLSDGGSTLENSVTPISQKSPVHERLVANQMTPSSNLSLSSNCSTVVKNLAESPEIAESSMPNVSYSIPSVFSTPTTDPLPNHNDHNLPNSMPSRWAHRSPGHPLLRQISDSRILGLKSPDNSISEGRPSFVLSTCSNDMATGSQCGSSDGWSMRTFSELVASSQKERWSFDSEYFGSGRLKISGASSRFSYSPSMDLQSCGACSRLLTERSAWGNQKFFTSSDVSVVAVLVCGHVYHADCLETMTPETDSYDPACPICMVGEKHLSKLSRKSEMKAKNHKISRNRVVDSYLDGGLDVFDRQKGVEWGGKASKMEASSSTRSNSVGKPFLRRHFSLGSKWSRSLSENDSARKKGFWARHRKD, encoded by the exons ATGGGATCAGCTTGTTGTGTTGCTGCAAAGGATCATACACTTTCCAACAGAGGTGCAGGTGAAAGTTTACATAGAAATGTTGTATGTTCGCCTTCGTGGAGCTTTCGATGGGATAGTTGGGGCCATGTTGCTGGTGAAATTGAGGATCCTTCCTTTCACACGTCACGCAGAGTCAGCAGAAATATCAGCATGGAGCTCAAAGGGTCACTAAGTTCTGAAAGAGGCAATTTATCTGATGGGGGAAGCACCCTGGAGAATTCTGTAACACCTATTTCTCAGAAGTCCCCTGTGCATGAGCGACTGGTAGCAAATCAGATGACCCCATCTTCAA ATCTTTCCTTGTCAAGCAATTGCTCTACAGTG GTGAAAAATTTGGCAGAATCACCGGAAATTGCAGAATCTTCAATGCCAAATGTTTCATATTCAATACCTTCAGTTTTCTCAACACCTACAACCGATCCATTGCCTAATCATAATGATCACAATCTACCTAATTCAATGCCATCGAGATGGGCTCATAGATCTCCAGGACACCCCCTTTTGAGACAAATATCTGACAGCCGAATTCTGGGTCTGAAATCACCGGACAACTCTATTTCTGAGGGAAGACCGTCATTTGTACTCTCCACTTGCAGTAATGACATGGCAACTGGATCCCAATGTGGGTCATCTGATGGCTGGTCTATGCGAACCTTTTCTGAGCTGGTTGCTTCGTCTCAAAAGGAACGGTGGTCTTTTGATAGCGAGTATTTTGGTTCAGGACGTCTTAAGATAAGTGGAGCTAGTAGTAGGTTCTCGTATTCACCCTCAATGGATTTACAATCTTGTGGGGCTTGCTCGAGGCTCTTGACCGAGAGATCTGCATGGGGTAACCAGAAATTTTTTACCAGCAGTGATGTCTCGGTTGTTGCCGTTCTTGTCTGTGGTCATGTATATCATGCAGACTGCTTGGAAACTATGACACCGGAGACAGATAGTTATGATCCAGCCTGTCCAATTTGTATGGTCGGAGAGAAGCACTTGTCGAAGTTATCACGAAAATCAGAGATGAAGGCCAAGAACCACAAGATATCCCGAAACCGGGTTGTTGACAGCTATCTTGATGGTGGGTTAGATGTATTTGATCGCCAAAAAGGGGTTGAATGGGGTGGGAAAGCTTCAAAGATGGAAGCCAGCTCCAGTACAAGGAGTAACTCAGTTGGAAAACCATTCTTAAGGCGGCATTTTTCACTCGGATCCAAGTGGAGCCGATCCCTGTCGGAGAATGATTCTGCGAGGAAGAAGGGTTTCTGGGCACGGCATCGTAAAGATTGA
- the LOC130946664 gene encoding 26S proteasome regulatory subunit S10B homolog B, whose translation MADAEDAVRRRNAVADYRKKLLQHKELESRVRSVRENLRASKKEFNKTEDDLKSLQSVGQIIGEVLRPLDNERLIVKASSGPRYVVGCRSKVDKEKLTSGTRVVLDMTTLTIMRALPREVDPVVYNMLHEDPGNVSYSAVGGLSDQIRELRESIELPLMNPELFLRVGIKPPKGVLLYGPPGTGKTLLARAIASNIDANFLKVVSSAIIDKYIGESARLIREMFGYARDHQPCIIFMDEIDAIGGRRFSEGTSADREIQRTLMELLNQLDGFDQLGKVKMIMATNRPDVLDPALLRPGRLDRKIEIPLPNEQSRMEILKIHAAGIAKHGEIDYEAVVKLAEGFNGADLRNVCTEAGMSAIRAERDYVIHEDFMKAVRKLNDAKKLESSAHYNADFGKE comes from the exons ATGGCCGATGCAGAAGATGCCGTGCGACGCCGTAACGCCGTCGCTGACTACCGGAAGAAACTCCTTCAGCACAAGGAATTGGAATCCAGAGTCCGATCCG TGAGGGAGAATTTACGAGCCTCAAAGAAAGAATTCAACAAAACAGAAGATGATTTGAAGTCTCTTCAAAGTGTTGGGCAGATCATTGGCGAAGTTCTCAGGCCTCTCGATAATGAACGCT TGATTGTTAAAGCAAGCAGCGGTCCAAGGTATGTGGTTGGCTGCCGCAGTAAAGTGGACAAGGAAAAATTGACTTCTGGTACAAGAGTGGTTCTTGATATGACAACACTCACCATAATGCGTGCTCTTCCACGTGAA GTTGATCCTGTAGTTTACAATATGCTGCATGAAGATCCTGGGAATGTCAGTTACTCTGCCGTTGGTGGTTTATCTGATCAGATAAGAGAATTGAGGGAATCAATTGAGTTGCCTCTGATGAATCCCGAGCTCTTTCTTCGAGTTGGAATTAAACCTCCTAAG GGTGTTCTCCTCTACGGACCTCCTGGTACTGGTAAAACATTGTTGGCTAGGGCGATTGCCAGCAATATAGATGCTAACTTCTTAAAG GTTGTTTCAAGTGCCATAATTGATAAGTACATTGGAGAAAGTGCTAGGTTGATTAGGGAAATGTTTGGGTATGCACGTGATCATCAG CCCTGCATAATTTTTATGGATGAGATCGATGCCATTGGTGGTCGTCGTTTTAGTGAGGGAACAAGTGCAGATCGTGAGATTCAAAGAACACTGATGGAGCTGCTTAATCAACTTGATGGGTTTGATCAACTTGGGAAG GTTAAAATGATAATGGCAACAAATCGACCTGATGTACTTGACCCTGCTCTCCTGCGTCCTGGGAGATTGGATAGAAAAATAGAAATTCCTTTGCCCAATGAACAATCAAGGATGGAAATTCTCAAGATTCATGCTGCTGGAATTGCTAAGCATGGTGAAATAGACTATGAAGCTGTTGTGAAGCTTGCCGAG GGATTTAATGGAGCTGATCTTCGGAATGTCTGCACAGAAGCTGGAATGTCCGCAATTCGTGCAGAGCGTGATTATGTGATCCACGAAGATTTTATGAAG GCTGTTAGGAAACTGAATGACGCAAAGAAACTTGAATCGAGTGCACACTACAATGCTGATTTCGGTAAAGAATAG